DNA sequence from the Methanolobus psychrophilus R15 genome:
ATGTCCACCACATGGTCGGTAGCCTTCTTACCTACATCCCTTTGGTGACTTTCCAGTGCCTTTGACCACATTTCGCCGCGCATAGCAAGAGCAACGCCTGACGGTGGAATAACATAAAGGGCACTGACTTTAGCACCGTTGGATCTTGCAAGTTCAATACCCCATTCTACCGCATTCTTCACGTTCTCAGAGCCATCTGTAGCTACCACTATCTTTTTTATTTTTGTACTCATACATATGCCCCAATAATAATTAGGTCCGGCTGCATATATGTTTTTGGTAAGTTTTTGATCTGAGCTGGGATAAGTGAATGTGAAGAAAGCAACAGATTTCACGCCATATTGCCAGGGTTGCAGGGAAAGACTTTAGTGTAAAATGCCCCCCTGATAAAGGAAGGGACTAAAATCCCTGTTTAAGGCTGATAATTAATTACTGATCTGTGTGGTAAACTGATGTTCTCAAAAACAAAATATACTCTGCTTGCACTGGCAGCGATCTTTTTTGGTATTGGTCCCGGGATGGGTTATTTCACTGAATACCTCTGGTTTGATATGACTGGATATCTGTCTGTCTTTTTAACCGTTCTGAGCTGGAAAGTATTGATATTTCTGGCAAGCTTCTTGCTGATATTCATATTCATTTATTTGAATATACATTTAGCACGGACATTTACAAAGAATGCCCTGGGTGAAAGCAAATATAAATATACTGATACCGATGGACTAATTATGCCAGCAGCGATCATACTATCGCTGATATTCGGCCTGTATCTGAGCAATCAATGGGAGACAATCCTCCTATATTTGAATATGGCGCCAACAGGCATGGAGGACCCTATCTTTTTCAGAGACGTTTCATTTTATTTATTCCAGCTTCCTTTAATGGAACTGGTCAAAAACATATCACTTTCACTTACAACTTTAGCCCTGATACTTGCCGGGATCATCTATCTGGACAAGCTGGAGCATATACTGAGCCCGCAATACACCATAGATTCCTCTGAATATGTGACAAATGATAGTGACCTGGCAGAACTGATGGACAGGGTCCCTGCCAAGGTGCTCATGCACATTTCAGTGCTTCTGGGGCTCATTCTTGCAATAATAGCTTTCAGTTTTTACCTGAGCAGATTCGAGATATTATTTTCACAACAGGGCGTCGTAACAGGTGCAGGATATACAGATGTCCATGTAAGGTTACCTCTGCTCACCATAACGTCACTGGCTTGCGTTATAGCAGCAGTGGGACTTATAGTAAATACCAGATTGAGAAATATCAAGATCTCATTGCTGGGAATCAGTGCAGTTGTGATCATGATCCTTCTTACCTCCTTTGCCCCTGCGGCCTATCAGCAGATCAAGGTAGAGCCTACTGAACTCCAGCTGGAGGAGCCTTATCTCTTATACAATATCGAATATACCAGGGCAGGTTTTGGACTTTCGGATATCGATGTAAGACCTTTTGATTATAACCCTGAACTTACCCGCTCTGCGGTTGCAAATAATGAGGACGTCATCTCGAATATCAGGATATGGGATGAGCGGGCTCTTCAGAATACATAC
Encoded proteins:
- a CDS encoding UspA domain protein encodes the protein MSTKIKKIVVATDGSENVKNAVEWGIELARSNGAKVSALYVIPPSGVALAMRGEMWSKALESHQRDVGKKATDHVVDIGRKEGVVVEPVIIDGKTPTDGIVDFAAQNDIDLIVMGTLGITGLGHILLGSVAENVVRHAKKPVLVIP